The following coding sequences lie in one Neosynechococcus sphagnicola sy1 genomic window:
- a CDS encoding DUF4278 domain-containing protein encodes MKLMYRGVAYEYTHPTLEITEGEIAGKYRGQPWQRHYLKHIPVPQPTMNLMYRGVAYSKNQLGAGEKQNLVQTTTSQAVAVAKADVVPLIRNRYRLSAELSKVHHMNVQRILEHRLEVARSQGNASLVKMLEAEREYI; translated from the coding sequence ATGAAACTCATGTATCGCGGTGTTGCTTACGAATATACACACCCTACCCTGGAAATTACTGAAGGCGAGATTGCCGGGAAATATCGCGGCCAACCTTGGCAACGTCACTATCTCAAACATATTCCGGTACCTCAACCCACGATGAACTTAATGTATCGGGGCGTTGCGTATTCCAAGAATCAGTTGGGTGCTGGGGAGAAGCAAAATCTAGTGCAAACAACTACATCCCAGGCAGTCGCTGTTGCCAAAGCAGATGTAGTGCCGTTGATCCGGAATCGCTATCGTCTCTCAGCGGAACTCTCCAAAGTTCATCACATGAATGTACAGCGCATCCTGGAGCATCGGCTAGAAGTTGCCCGCAGTCAGGGGAATGCCAGTCTGGTCAAGATGCTGGAAGCAGAGCGCGAATATATTTAG
- the fbp gene encoding class 1 fructose-bisphosphatase, which yields MVDTYQSLVREYALDRDCTTLSRHVLQQLQSFSPDAQDLSALLTRIALAGKLIARHLSRAGLMEGVLGFTGTENVQGEAVKKMDVYANEVFISVFKQSGLVCRLASEEMEKPYYIPENCPIGRYTLLYDPIDGSSNVDININVGSIFAIRQQEGIDADGSGSDLLQDGHQQLAAGYILYGPSTMLVYSIGKGVHAFTLDPSLGEFILSNENITVPDHGAIYSVNEGNFWQWEESYRDYIRYVHRHEGYTARYGGAMVGDFHRILFQGGVFLYPGTLKKPEGKLRLLYESAPMAFLIEQAGGRASTGTQEILEVIPDHLHARSPLIIGSREDVALVESFIQERARELQQPVILNP from the coding sequence ATGGTCGATACATACCAGTCCTTAGTGCGCGAATATGCATTGGATCGTGACTGCACTACCCTCTCCCGCCATGTGCTGCAACAACTACAGAGTTTTTCTCCGGATGCTCAAGATCTGAGTGCTTTGCTAACCCGGATTGCCTTGGCAGGTAAGCTGATTGCCCGTCACCTCAGCCGTGCCGGACTCATGGAGGGGGTTCTGGGTTTCACGGGCACTGAAAACGTGCAGGGTGAAGCGGTGAAGAAGATGGATGTGTACGCCAATGAGGTCTTCATTTCTGTCTTCAAGCAAAGTGGTTTGGTTTGCCGGCTTGCCTCGGAGGAAATGGAGAAACCCTACTACATTCCAGAAAACTGCCCAATTGGGCGCTACACTTTGCTCTATGACCCGATTGATGGATCTTCCAACGTGGATATCAATATCAATGTGGGGTCGATCTTCGCCATTCGCCAACAGGAAGGAATAGATGCGGATGGCTCCGGCAGTGATCTGTTGCAAGACGGACATCAGCAGTTAGCGGCGGGCTACATTCTCTATGGCCCTAGCACGATGTTGGTCTACTCTATCGGCAAGGGAGTTCATGCCTTTACCCTTGACCCGAGCTTGGGTGAATTTATTCTTTCTAATGAAAACATTACGGTTCCTGATCACGGTGCCATCTATAGTGTCAACGAGGGAAACTTCTGGCAGTGGGAGGAGTCCTACCGTGACTATATTCGCTATGTCCATCGCCATGAGGGCTACACTGCTCGCTATGGCGGGGCCATGGTCGGTGATTTCCATCGCATTTTGTTTCAAGGTGGGGTGTTTCTCTACCCCGGAACCTTGAAAAAACCGGAGGGGAAACTCCGGTTGCTCTACGAATCTGCACCCATGGCGTTCTTGATTGAGCAAGCGGGGGGGCGAGCGAGTACTGGTACCCAGGAAATTTTAGAGGTGATTCCTGATCATCTCCATGCCCGGTCTCCGCTGATTATTGGGAGCAGAGAGGATGTTGCCCTGGTTGAATCCTTTATTCAAGAAAGAGCGCGGGAATTGCAGCAACCCGTGATCCTGAATCCTTAG